A section of the Primulina eburnea isolate SZY01 chromosome 1, ASM2296580v1, whole genome shotgun sequence genome encodes:
- the LOC140811041 gene encoding probable polygalacturonase: protein MRPNLFSFFFTIIMGIHHFFHINFKVSKRSLICIILGFLCINAASAKSGGITNPKGTVDYKAINCRKHGASLADFGGKGDGKTSNTAVFKAAIANLSKVASDGGAQLVVPAGKWLTGSFSLISHFTLYLHKEAVLLASQEESEYPLIDPLPSYGRGRDAAGKRFQSLIFGTNLTDVVVAGGNGTIDGQGAIWWKKFKGKELNNTRPYLIEILYSNQVQISDLTLINSPSWHVHPTYCRDVIIEKLTILAPVDSPNTDGINPDSCTNTRIRDSYVVSGDDCIAVKSGWDEYGIKFGMPTQHLSIRNFTCISPDSAVIALGSEMSGGIQDVRAEEIYAINSQSGVRIKTAPGRGAYVKDIFVRNMNMNTMKYAFWMTGSYGSHPDEGYDPQAFPVIKNINYIDMVGKNVTIAGNLAGIQGHPFTGICISNVTIVMAKKKSSFFAEKPKKLPWNCTNISGTSNDVSPKPCGLLQDKKVECSFPADKLEIDNVELKTCSVSA from the exons atgcGCCCCAACTTATTCTCGTTCTTCTTCACAATTATAATGGGAATTCACCATTTTTTCCACATAAATTTCAAG GTTTCGAAGAGATCTTTGATCTGTATCATTCTAGGGTTTCTTTGTATCAATGCAGCATCTGCAAAAAGCGGGGGAATCACAAACCCTAAAGGCACAGTTGATTATAAGGCCATAAACTGTCGAAAACACGGCGCAAGTTTGGCAGATTTTGGAGGTAAAGGAGATGGGAAAACATCGAACACTGCGGTCTTTAAGGCGGCCATTGCTAATCTCAGCAAGGTTGCATCCGACGGCGGCGCTCAGCTGGTTGTGCCGGCGGGAAAATGGTTGACTGGGTCGTTCAGCCTCATCAGTCATTTCACTCTTTATTTACACAAAGAGGCTGTACTTCTTGCATCACAG GAAGAATCGGAGTACCCGTTGATCGATCCGTTACCTTCATATGGACGAGGAAGAGATGCCGCGGGGAAGAGGTTTCAGAGTCTTATATTCGGAACTAATCTTACCGATGTTGTAGTGGCTG GAGGGAATGGAACAATAGATGGGCAGGGTGCCATATGGTGGAAAAAATTCAAGGGCAAGGAACTTAATAACACAAGGCCATACCTCATTGAAATTCTTTATTCAAATCAAGTCCAAATTTCTGATTTAACGTTGATCAATTCTCCATCATGGCATGTTCATCCTACTTACTGCAG ggaTGTGATTATCGAGAAGTTAACGATTCTTGCACCAGTTGATTCTCCAAACACTGATGGGATCAATCCAG ATTCTTGCACCAACACTCGTATAAGAGACAGCTATGTCGTGTCGGGAGATGACTGCATAGCTGTCAAAAGCGGTTGGGATGAATACGGTATAAAATTCGGGATGCCAACACAACACCTGAGCATAAGAAACTTCACGTGCATTTCACCGGATAGTGCTGTCATCGCACTTGGGAGCGAAATGTCCGGGGGAATCCAGGACGTTCGAGCGGAAGAAATCTATGCCATTAACTCACAGTCTGGTGTTCGGATCAAAACCGCCCCTGGAAGAGGAGCCTATGTGAAAGATATTTTTGTCaggaacatgaacatgaacacgATGAAGTATGCTTTCTGGATGACTGGTTCATATGGTTCGCATCCCGATGAAGGCTACGACCCTCAGGCTTTTCCAGTGataaaaaacataaattatatCGATATGGTTGGAAAGAACGTAACTATAGCTGGGAATCTTGCCGGGATCCAGGGGCATCCCTTTACGGGTATCTGCATTTCTAATGTCACAATTGTGATGGCTAAGAAGAAATCCAGTTTTTTTGCTGAGAAACCGAAAAAGTTGCCCTGGAATTGTACGAATATCAGCGGTACGTCGAATGATGTGAGCCCGAAGCCCTGTGGTTTGTTGCAAGATAAGAAGGTTGAGTGTAGTTTCCCTGCCGATAAGCTAGAGATTGATAATGTTGAGTTGAAGACATGTTCTGTTAGTGCATGA